One Bacteroidota bacterium genomic window carries:
- the rplF gene encoding 50S ribosomal protein L6, whose product MSRIGKLPIEIPKGVTITIEKDNTVIVKGPQGELSRKVDPDLKVVMNDTTLTVERPTDQKRHKAMHGLYRSLLAGMVEGVSTGFTIKQELVGVGYKAEVKGQVLELSLGYSHDIHFKLPKEVKVEALTERRSNPIVTLKSADKQLIGHVAAKIRSMRAPEPYKGKGIKFVNEELRRKAGKSASK is encoded by the coding sequence ATGTCACGTATAGGAAAATTGCCCATAGAAATACCCAAAGGTGTTACAATTACAATTGAAAAAGACAATACTGTAATTGTAAAAGGACCTCAGGGAGAATTGAGTCGCAAGGTTGATCCCGATCTGAAAGTAGTAATGAATGATACCACACTTACAGTGGAGCGTCCTACTGACCAGAAGCGCCATAAAGCCATGCACGGATTGTACCGTTCATTGCTGGCAGGTATGGTAGAAGGTGTTTCAACTGGGTTCACCATCAAGCAGGAGTTGGTTGGTGTGGGTTACAAAGCTGAAGTGAAGGGGCAGGTACTGGAACTAAGTTTAGGTTATTCGCACGATATACACTTTAAACTTCCAAAAGAAGTTAAAGTAGAGGCTCTTACAGAACGTCGTAGCAATCCTATTGTTACCCTAAAAAGTGCCGACAAACAACTTATCGGTCACGTAGCAGCAAAAATTCGGTCCATGCGGGCACCGGAGCCTTACAAAGGTAAAGGTATCAAGTTTGTGAACGAAGAATTAAGAAGGAAAGCAGGTAAGTCTGCATCGAAATAA
- the rpsH gene encoding 30S ribosomal protein S8 — protein MTDSIADYLTRIRNAVSARHKVVEIPASSVKKDITRILHDKGYILNYKFVSEGPQGIIKIALKYHPETKLSAIKSIQRASRPGLRKYAGSKEIPRVLNGLGIAVVSTSQGIMTDKEARAKNIGGEVLCYVY, from the coding sequence ATTACCGATTCAATAGCAGATTATCTTACCAGAATTCGCAATGCGGTGAGTGCACGTCATAAAGTGGTTGAAATACCAGCATCAAGCGTGAAAAAAGACATTACCCGGATTCTTCACGACAAAGGGTATATTCTCAACTATAAATTTGTTTCAGAAGGGCCTCAGGGAATTATTAAAATTGCATTGAAGTACCATCCCGAAACAAAGCTGTCAGCCATCAAGAGTATACAACGGGCAAGTCGTCCGGGTTTGCGCAAATATGCTGGCTCGAAAGAAATTCCAAGGGTATTGAATGGCCTTGGTATAGCAGTGGTTTCCACTTCGCAGGGAATCATGACAGATAAAGAAGCCCGTGCCAAAAACATTGGCGGTGAAGTATTGTGTTACGTTTATTAA
- the rpsN gene encoding 30S ribosomal protein S14, protein MAKESMKAREVKRAKLVAKYADKRAKLKAEGDYQALALLPRNSNPIRMHNRCKLTGRPKGYMRQFGISRITFREMASSGLIPGVKKASW, encoded by the coding sequence ATGGCAAAGGAATCAATGAAGGCACGCGAAGTAAAGCGAGCCAAACTTGTAGCCAAATATGCCGATAAAAGGGCAAAACTTAAAGCTGAAGGCGATTATCAGGCCTTGGCACTATTGCCCAGGAACTCGAACCCAATTCGTATGCACAACCGGTGTAAACTTACAGGTAGACCAAAAGGTTACATGCGTCAGTTTGGAATAAGCCGTATTACTTTCAGAGAAATGGCCTCTTCAGGATTAATACCGGGAGTTAAAAAAGCCAGCTGGTAA
- the rplE gene encoding 50S ribosomal protein L5, with product MAYEVTLKKKYKEEIIPTLTKEFSYKSVMQVPKLQKIVINQGIGAAVADKKIIDQASLELTTITGQKAIQTLSKKDISNFKLRKKVPIGTKVTLRRDKMYEFLERLICIALPRIRDFKGVEPKLDGRGNYTLGITEQIIFPEIDIDKINKILGMEITFVTSANSDQEAFALLREFGLPFKNIKKN from the coding sequence ATGGCTTACGAAGTAACACTTAAGAAAAAATACAAGGAAGAGATTATTCCTACCTTGACAAAAGAGTTTAGTTATAAATCTGTAATGCAGGTGCCTAAACTCCAAAAAATTGTTATCAATCAGGGTATTGGTGCTGCTGTTGCTGACAAGAAAATTATCGACCAGGCCTCACTCGAGTTAACAACCATTACCGGTCAGAAAGCAATTCAAACACTTTCGAAAAAGGATATCTCGAATTTCAAATTGAGGAAAAAAGTTCCGATTGGAACCAAAGTTACCCTTCGTCGCGACAAAATGTACGAGTTTCTCGAAAGGCTGATTTGTATTGCTCTTCCCCGTATCCGCGATTTTAAAGGTGTTGAACCTAAATTAGACGGTCGTGGAAATTATACGCTCGGTATTACAGAGCAGATTATCTTTCCGGAAATAGACATCGACAAGATCAACAAAATTCTTGGAATGGAGATTACCTTTGTAACCTCAGCCAATAGCGACCAGGAAGCATTTGCTCTGTTAAGAGAATTCGGATTACCATTTAAAAATATTAAAAAGAACTAA
- the rplX gene encoding 50S ribosomal protein L24 → MQKKLKIKKGDTVFVNAGEYKGQKGRVLEVNRDTERIFVEGINLIKKHTKPNAKSPNGGIIEKEAPIHISNLMLVDPSTGTPTRVGRKISEKGKLVRYSKKSGEEIK, encoded by the coding sequence ATGCAAAAGAAATTAAAAATTAAAAAGGGCGATACAGTCTTTGTGAACGCCGGTGAGTACAAAGGACAGAAAGGTCGCGTGCTCGAGGTAAACAGAGATACTGAAAGGATTTTTGTAGAGGGTATCAATCTGATTAAAAAGCATACCAAACCCAATGCTAAAAGTCCGAATGGTGGAATCATTGAAAAAGAAGCCCCCATCCATATTTCAAACCTTATGCTGGTCGATCCATCTACCGGAACTCCAACGCGAGTTGGACGAAAAATCAGCGAAAAAGGCAAACTAGTCAGGTATTCTAAAAAGTCTGGAGAGGAGATTAAGTAA
- the rplN gene encoding 50S ribosomal protein L14 encodes MIQQESRLSVADNSGAKEVLCIRVLGGTRKKYASIGDKIVVAVKSAIPSGDVKKGAVSKAVIVRTKKEIRRADGSYIRFDDNAVVLLNQAGEIRGTRIFGPVAKELREEYMKIVSLAPEVL; translated from the coding sequence ATGATACAACAAGAATCAAGATTATCTGTGGCCGATAACAGCGGTGCCAAAGAAGTACTCTGTATCAGGGTATTGGGCGGCACCAGAAAAAAATATGCGAGTATTGGCGATAAAATTGTGGTAGCCGTAAAAAGTGCTATCCCATCTGGCGACGTAAAAAAGGGAGCTGTAAGCAAAGCGGTAATTGTGCGCACCAAGAAAGAAATTCGTCGTGCCGACGGTTCTTATATCCGGTTCGATGACAATGCAGTAGTATTGCTTAACCAGGCAGGTGAAATTCGCGGAACACGGATCTTCGGTCCTGTGGCAAAAGAACTTCGCGAAGAGTACATGAAAATTGTTTCCCTGGCACCCGAGGTATTATAA
- the rpsQ gene encoding 30S ribosomal protein S17, whose product MENRNLRKERVGVVVSNKMQKTITIAVKHKEKHPIYHKFVNKTTKLAAHDEKNECNIGDLVRIMETRPLSKNKCWRLVEIIERAK is encoded by the coding sequence ATGGAAAACAGGAATTTAAGAAAAGAACGTGTGGGAGTGGTAGTTAGCAACAAAATGCAAAAAACTATTACCATTGCCGTAAAGCACAAAGAAAAACACCCTATATACCATAAGTTCGTTAATAAAACAACGAAACTTGCAGCTCACGACGAGAAAAATGAATGCAACATTGGTGACTTGGTGCGTATTATGGAAACTCGTCCACTGAGTAAAAACAAATGTTGGAGATTAGTAGAAATTATTGAAAGAGCGAAATAG
- the rpmC gene encoding 50S ribosomal protein L29: protein MKASELRELTIKELQEKLDTEKGFLAKQRLNHAVSQLDNPLKIKEARKNIARISTALRAKEIQEENK, encoded by the coding sequence ATGAAAGCATCTGAACTTCGTGAGCTTACAATAAAGGAACTGCAGGAAAAGCTGGATACTGAAAAAGGTTTTCTTGCCAAACAGAGGTTGAATCATGCTGTATCGCAGCTCGACAATCCTTTAAAAATTAAGGAAGCACGTAAAAATATAGCACGTATCAGCACCGCATTACGCGCCAAAGAGATACAAGAAGAAAATAAGTAA
- the rplP gene encoding 50S ribosomal protein L16, with translation MLQPKRVKFRRRQKGRMKGNAQRGHQLAFGSFGIKALENHWLTGRQIEAARQAVTRYMKREGQIWIRVFPDKPITKKPAEVRMGKGKGAPEGFVFPVTPGRIIIEAEGVPYEVAKEALRLAAQKLPVTTKFVVRRDYVEN, from the coding sequence ATGTTACAGCCTAAAAGAGTTAAATTCAGAAGAAGGCAGAAAGGACGCATGAAGGGCAACGCTCAACGCGGTCATCAGTTAGCTTTTGGTTCCTTCGGCATCAAAGCCCTCGAAAACCATTGGTTAACAGGTCGTCAGATTGAAGCTGCGCGTCAGGCAGTAACCCGTTACATGAAAAGGGAAGGTCAAATCTGGATTCGTGTATTTCCCGATAAACCTATTACTAAGAAACCTGCAGAGGTTCGGATGGGTAAAGGTAAAGGAGCACCAGAAGGCTTTGTATTCCCGGTAACACCAGGCCGCATTATCATCGAGGCTGAAGGAGTACCCTATGAAGTAGCCAAAGAAGCATTGCGTCTGGCAGCCCAAAAATTGCCGGTTACAACCAAGTTTGTTGTACGTCGCGATTATGTTGAAAATTAA
- the rpsC gene encoding 30S ribosomal protein S3, translating into MGQKVNPISNRLGIIKGWDSNWYGGRNYADKIVEDYQIRKYLNARLAKASIAKIIIERTLKLITVTVSTARPGIIIGKGGQEVDKLKEELKKVTNKDVQINIFEVKRPELDATIVANNIARQVEGRISYRRATKMSIAATMRMGAEGIKVMVSGRLGGAEMARSEMYKEGRTPLHTLRSDIDYALAEANTKVGLIGIKVWICKGEVYGKRDLSPNLEAKSPRPMGGGNPSPKPSAGKQQRRKK; encoded by the coding sequence ATGGGACAAAAAGTTAATCCGATAAGCAACCGACTTGGAATTATCAAAGGTTGGGATTCGAACTGGTACGGAGGAAGAAATTACGCCGATAAGATTGTCGAAGACTATCAGATACGTAAATACTTGAACGCACGTCTGGCAAAAGCCAGCATCGCAAAGATTATTATCGAGCGTACCTTAAAGCTCATTACAGTTACTGTTAGCACAGCAAGACCAGGTATTATCATTGGTAAAGGGGGTCAGGAAGTTGATAAGCTAAAAGAAGAGCTGAAAAAGGTGACTAATAAAGATGTTCAGATCAACATCTTCGAAGTAAAACGCCCTGAACTGGATGCCACCATTGTAGCCAATAACATTGCACGTCAGGTCGAAGGCCGTATATCTTACCGCCGAGCCACAAAAATGTCTATTGCTGCTACCATGCGCATGGGTGCAGAAGGAATAAAAGTTATGGTTTCTGGTAGGTTAGGAGGCGCTGAGATGGCACGTTCTGAAATGTACAAAGAAGGACGTACCCCACTTCACACACTCCGGTCTGACATAGATTATGCACTTGCCGAGGCTAATACCAAAGTAGGTCTCATTGGCATTAAAGTATGGATTTGCAAAGGAGAGGTTTATGGAAAGCGCGATCTTTCTCCCAATCTCGAGGCAAAATCTCCACGTCCAATGGGTGGTGGTAATCCGTCGCCAAAGCCTTCTGCCGGAAAGCAACAACGTAGAAAGAAATAA
- the rplV gene encoding 50S ribosomal protein L22, translated as MGARKRNRAEELKEERKNKAFAILRNCPTSPRKMRLVADMVRGQELNHALDMLRFSPKDASRRLEKLVLSAVANWRVKNEGQRLEDNSLIIKEIFVDSARQLKRVRPAPQGRAYRVRKRSNHVTVVIGSPAEVKEKVETAAVAEKTQTK; from the coding sequence ATGGGAGCTAGAAAAAGAAATAGAGCAGAAGAGCTCAAAGAGGAAAGGAAAAACAAGGCATTTGCTATTTTAAGGAATTGCCCTACCTCTCCACGAAAAATGCGTCTGGTAGCCGACATGGTACGTGGACAAGAATTAAACCACGCTTTGGATATGCTGCGTTTTAGTCCGAAAGATGCTTCTCGCAGGCTCGAGAAACTTGTTCTTTCGGCAGTAGCAAACTGGAGAGTTAAAAACGAAGGCCAGCGTTTAGAAGACAACAGCCTGATCATCAAAGAAATATTTGTTGATTCAGCCCGTCAGCTCAAACGTGTAAGACCTGCCCCGCAAGGTAGAGCATACCGGGTACGCAAGCGGTCGAACCATGTAACCGTGGTAATTGGTAGCCCTGCTGAAGTAAAAGAAAAAGTAGAAACAGCTGCAGTAGCTGAAAAAACTCAAACAAAATAG